Proteins found in one Phycisphaerae bacterium genomic segment:
- a CDS encoding GNAT family N-acetyltransferase, whose amino-acid sequence MGSERTQPQLVMRRPHLRDLPLVQLAEGYTVRSFRDGDEAAWEHIIAETFETSLYRFDRAMRSDPAFAPERVLLITCGDEPVATASAWRADRFGPNTGYLHMVGVLPGHQGKHLGAKVSLAALRRFVEEGRIDAVLQTDDFRLPAIRTYLRLGFEPLPIHENQRQRWRAVFDEILRPDLVRQFQPTLDGPIARVEGLS is encoded by the coding sequence ATGGGCAGCGAACGGACTCAGCCGCAACTGGTCATGCGACGCCCGCACCTGCGTGATTTGCCGCTGGTGCAACTGGCCGAAGGCTACACCGTTCGGAGTTTCCGCGACGGTGACGAGGCGGCTTGGGAGCACATCATCGCGGAGACGTTCGAGACCAGCCTCTACCGGTTCGACCGGGCCATGCGCAGCGACCCGGCGTTCGCCCCGGAACGGGTGCTCCTGATCACCTGCGGCGACGAGCCGGTGGCGACGGCCTCGGCGTGGCGGGCGGACCGGTTTGGCCCTAACACCGGCTATCTGCACATGGTGGGCGTTCTGCCCGGGCATCAGGGCAAGCACCTGGGAGCGAAAGTGAGCCTGGCGGCGCTGCGCCGGTTCGTCGAGGAAGGGCGCATTGATGCCGTGCTGCAGACCGATGATTTCCGCCTGCCCGCGATCCGAACCTACCTGCGTCTGGGCTTCGAACCGCTGCCGATCCACGAGAACCAGCGGCAGCGCTGGCGGGCGGTGTTTGACGAGATCCTGCGCCCGGACCTGGTCCGCCAGTTCCAGCCGACCCTCGACGGCCCGATCGCGAGGGTCGAGGGCCTGAGTTAA
- a CDS encoding OFA family MFS transporter gives MGKARGAAAVGSGAGILQVTFAAVVMQLCLGTVYGWSVFVNPLMEQHHWGRPQVVLAFSLAIAGIGIGAFLVSARADRHPRQVATLGGLMFGIGTVLAGLAVQAGNLVLLYIGYGLLGGVGIGLAYLTPIAVAIKWAPHRRGLVSGLVVMGFGAGAFIIGKIAPGLIDSIGSGMTLIGLGLAFTVVCTAMGLLMRNPPSYTPKEAKWSLIPREALGRGEFWILWGMLFLNVCAGIALISQAASMFQDLHEVTAAQAGLLVSAIAICNGLGRMFWSAVSEKTGRPAVFLFMFISQTGLFVLLPQISSAWLFAVVCCYIILCYGGGFGTMPAFTADLFGSDQVGRVYGPMLTAWSAAGVVGPMLYAGILETSAARGLAADYGYSISMCITAGLLLAACALPVLVMSRRTTAVGAAVS, from the coding sequence ATGGGCAAAGCCAGGGGCGCTGCAGCGGTCGGGTCGGGGGCCGGCATCCTGCAAGTCACTTTTGCCGCTGTGGTTATGCAACTCTGCCTGGGAACGGTCTACGGTTGGAGCGTGTTCGTCAATCCCCTGATGGAGCAGCACCACTGGGGCAGGCCGCAGGTGGTCCTGGCCTTCAGCCTGGCCATCGCCGGGATCGGGATCGGGGCGTTTCTGGTCAGCGCTCGGGCGGACCGCCATCCCCGGCAGGTCGCAACGCTGGGCGGACTGATGTTCGGGATCGGCACGGTCCTGGCCGGCTTGGCGGTCCAGGCCGGCAACCTGGTGTTGCTGTACATCGGGTACGGATTGCTCGGCGGGGTCGGGATTGGCCTGGCCTATCTGACCCCAATCGCGGTGGCGATCAAATGGGCCCCCCACCGCCGTGGACTGGTCAGCGGCTTGGTGGTGATGGGGTTCGGGGCCGGCGCGTTCATCATCGGCAAGATCGCGCCGGGCCTGATCGACTCGATCGGCAGCGGAATGACCCTGATCGGGTTGGGACTAGCCTTCACGGTGGTCTGTACGGCCATGGGTTTGCTGATGCGGAATCCCCCGAGCTATACGCCCAAGGAGGCCAAGTGGTCGCTGATCCCGCGGGAGGCGCTGGGGCGGGGCGAGTTTTGGATCCTGTGGGGCATGTTATTTTTGAACGTCTGCGCGGGAATCGCGTTGATCTCGCAGGCGGCGTCGATGTTCCAGGATCTGCACGAGGTGACGGCGGCGCAGGCCGGCCTGCTGGTCTCCGCCATCGCCATCTGCAACGGCTTGGGGCGGATGTTCTGGTCGGCGGTCTCGGAGAAGACGGGACGGCCGGCGGTGTTTCTCTTCATGTTCATCAGTCAGACGGGGCTCTTTGTTCTGCTGCCGCAGATCAGCAGTGCCTGGCTGTTCGCCGTCGTCTGCTGCTATATCATTCTCTGTTACGGGGGCGGGTTCGGCACCATGCCGGCGTTCACCGCGGATCTGTTCGGATCGGATCAGGTAGGCCGGGTGTATGGGCCGATGCTGACCGCCTGGTCGGCAGCCGGGGTGGTGGGACCCATGCTATACGCTGGGATACTCGAAACGTCCGCCGCCCGGGGGTTGGCAGCGGACTACGGGTATTCGATCTCCATGTGTATTACGGCGGGGCTGTTGCTGGCGGCATGCGCGCTGCCGGTTCTGGTCATGTCGCGACGGACAACGGCCGTTGGTGCGGCAGTGAGTTAG
- a CDS encoding PEP-CTERM sorting domain-containing protein, with amino-acid sequence MALGARPWRYLSLCLVLLIAFSPTCLAIVVSDDPDLHEVTAPCEYDMVGYLSSAGGTSGVLIDAWHVLTAKHAVNGYTSGTFALDLPGGRQTYNWTTSGVFMHPTADLAVVTLTSTTRTPGYGLYRATDELYKECIMVGYGMSGTGDSVAAGGDPAYPRGTKRVGYNNIDRVGSSIAYKYFQMDFDHPDFLPPDPNSSSAYLYSLGAAKEAMFALGDSGGPSFIRSGDDLLVAGIHVSVSPRDPAHWPAYGDPTLNNGDRGTDIRISAYTSWLDPFIYTPIPGDANYDALVSVADLGILATNYGMSSGALWCQGNFNDDGKVDLTDLAILSSHYGQSCDIVGRSAAPALEAPDALEAPDALEALDALDAPVPEPATMGLLLFGGLFALWRWRR; translated from the coding sequence ATGGCGTTAGGTGCACGTCCGTGGCGGTATCTTTCGCTCTGCTTGGTCCTTCTCATCGCGTTTTCGCCCACCTGCCTTGCGATCGTAGTCAGCGACGATCCTGATCTGCACGAGGTAACCGCGCCCTGCGAGTACGACATGGTAGGTTATCTGAGCAGCGCGGGCGGAACATCGGGCGTGCTGATCGACGCCTGGCACGTCCTGACGGCCAAGCACGCGGTCAACGGCTACACCAGCGGAACCTTCGCCCTGGATCTGCCGGGCGGCCGACAAACGTACAATTGGACCACCAGCGGCGTGTTCATGCATCCGACGGCCGACCTGGCGGTGGTGACGCTGACGAGCACGACGCGCACGCCCGGCTACGGTCTCTACCGGGCCACCGACGAGTTGTACAAAGAGTGCATCATGGTCGGCTATGGGATGAGCGGGACGGGGGATTCCGTCGCAGCGGGAGGCGACCCGGCCTACCCGCGAGGCACCAAGCGCGTGGGCTACAATAACATCGACCGCGTCGGTTCGAGCATCGCCTACAAGTACTTCCAGATGGACTTCGATCACCCGGATTTCCTGCCGCCCGATCCGAACAGTTCGTCGGCGTACCTGTATTCGCTCGGCGCGGCGAAAGAGGCGATGTTCGCATTGGGTGATTCGGGCGGACCATCGTTCATCCGATCCGGCGATGACCTGTTGGTGGCGGGGATTCACGTCAGCGTCAGTCCCCGCGATCCGGCGCACTGGCCTGCCTACGGTGATCCGACCCTTAACAACGGGGATCGAGGCACCGACATCCGGATCAGCGCCTACACGAGTTGGCTGGACCCGTTTATCTACACGCCGATCCCCGGTGACGCCAACTACGATGCCCTGGTCAGCGTAGCCGACCTGGGAATCCTGGCGACCAACTACGGAATGTCCAGCGGCGCGCTCTGGTGTCAGGGCAATTTCAACGATGACGGGAAAGTCGACCTTACGGATCTGGCGATCCTCTCAAGCCACTACGGACAGAGCTGCGACATCGTTGGCAGATCAGCCGCGCCTGCCCTGGAGGCTCCGGATGCCCTGGAGGCTCCGGATGCCCTGGAGGCCCTGGACGCCCTGGACGCCCCGGTCCCTGAGCCGGCGACAATGGGGTTGCTCCTGTTTGGCGGCCTGTTTGCTCTCTGGCGTTGGCGGCGGTAG
- a CDS encoding PEP-CTERM sorting domain-containing protein → MARVLTILSICVVLTWATPVLAAYYNPITDGQGVQYTSIEDLNGLFAQPTARSTGFSMLLTDFRAESSGGTGVIADDRLLMVITAPANQALKEIRLTELGKYNFSDSGTAGTNVSIGANLLLIDHDTGLPVDFIDPQREMQFSPKQSFNRANDGVSGNFTGTLVWDLSGLNIRSVEFDFSNELHANSETGTTSSIEKRYLNESIKIDVYVPEPCTIGLVLLGVMGWTFRRR, encoded by the coding sequence ATGGCACGTGTCCTGACGATCCTATCGATCTGCGTGGTGCTTACTTGGGCAACTCCTGTGCTGGCAGCCTATTACAACCCCATCACGGATGGGCAAGGTGTGCAATACACGAGTATTGAAGACCTCAACGGTCTGTTTGCCCAGCCGACAGCCCGGTCGACCGGCTTCAGCATGCTGCTGACCGATTTCCGGGCCGAATCGTCTGGTGGCACAGGGGTGATTGCCGACGACAGGCTCCTGATGGTCATCACCGCTCCTGCCAACCAGGCTCTCAAGGAGATCCGTCTGACGGAACTGGGCAAGTACAACTTCAGCGACTCCGGGACGGCGGGCACCAACGTGTCCATCGGCGCGAACCTTCTGCTTATCGATCATGATACCGGTTTGCCCGTCGATTTCATCGATCCCCAGCGGGAGATGCAGTTTTCGCCGAAGCAGTCGTTTAACCGGGCCAACGACGGTGTCAGTGGCAACTTCACGGGGACCTTGGTCTGGGATCTGAGCGGCCTGAATATCCGGAGCGTTGAGTTTGACTTCTCAAACGAGCTTCATGCCAACAGCGAGACGGGAACGACCTCTTCGATCGAGAAGCGATATCTGAATGAGAGTATAAAGATCGACGTCTATGTTCCCGAGCCGTGCACGATCGGACTGGTCCTGCTTGGCGTGATGGGATGGACGTTCAGGCGGCGGTAG
- a CDS encoding PEP-CTERM sorting domain-containing protein, giving the protein MKGMRFVVALAAVVLTGSAFGAMYDYGDFVSSDPDQVNFMNVEGTAGPNGDSLYGPATRTRNVLRFTPQIFRAEAKAENGETVSLSGTLTMQIDAPAQRYIESIRILEAGTYMLSGVAGVGTSANVVSSLNLSAGLYDLDVDLDITPMPPFTNVTGVQTGWSGTTGLIDLTGANLTSVVLTFTNTLTATNVNGTTASIEKTYVGEATSLEVIVPEPVTLVMLAIGAVGLLGRRR; this is encoded by the coding sequence ATGAAGGGCATGCGGTTCGTGGTGGCGCTTGCGGCGGTGGTTCTCACGGGCTCGGCGTTCGGAGCCATGTATGACTATGGCGATTTCGTGAGTTCGGATCCCGATCAGGTCAATTTCATGAACGTTGAAGGCACCGCCGGTCCGAACGGCGATTCGCTCTACGGGCCGGCGACCCGGACCCGGAACGTGCTGCGTTTCACTCCGCAGATCTTCCGGGCTGAGGCGAAGGCTGAGAACGGCGAGACCGTCAGCCTCTCCGGAACCCTGACCATGCAGATCGATGCTCCGGCCCAACGGTACATCGAGTCGATCCGGATCCTGGAGGCTGGAACCTACATGCTCTCGGGCGTTGCCGGGGTCGGGACCAGCGCCAACGTGGTCAGTTCGCTGAATCTGTCGGCCGGGCTGTACGATCTTGATGTTGATCTGGATATTACGCCCATGCCGCCCTTCACGAACGTAACGGGCGTGCAGACGGGCTGGTCGGGCACCACCGGTCTGATCGACCTGACGGGGGCCAATCTCACCAGCGTCGTCCTGACCTTTACAAACACCTTGACCGCCACGAACGTGAACGGAACGACGGCGTCGATCGAGAAGACTTACGTCGGAGAAGCTACTTCGCTGGAAGTGATTGTTCCGGAACCGGTTACGTTGGTCATGCTGGCGATTGGAGCGGTTGGCCTGCTTGGCAGAAGGCGCTAG
- a CDS encoding substrate-binding domain-containing protein — protein sequence MDDSSIDMPVYQRVKQHLETMIERGMLRSGGLVPSERALAARLKAAPGTVRRAVGEMVAEGKLVRLPRKGTIVSPDLPTASGSLHWAVVVPTMRYFYPQLVDAIEREAWRLGATVTLGCPREDIDGERRFVLRAIEEGARGILLAPTSTKHQSRSRESLEYLGDLNVPVVIMDHWGIDLPLSGIDCVLSDNFAGCYQATVHLIRHGYRRIAMVTGDGQEGPEVRERRKGYLAALADHGLTEPQVPPLHNRTVEEGDTEAITGVLSAGVEAIATTNDRTAAFLLARLAQMGIAVPDDVAVIGYDDEPFAEALNPPLTSVRVEKEEIARRAVQLLQERIASGLKGRHKTLVVRPSVVARQSCGRSCSGLDELEKKTEIVERTMIR from the coding sequence ATGGACGATAGCTCGATCGACATGCCGGTCTACCAGCGGGTCAAGCAGCACCTGGAAACAATGATCGAGCGCGGGATGCTGCGAAGCGGCGGCTTGGTGCCCAGCGAGCGGGCGCTGGCGGCGAGGCTCAAGGCAGCTCCAGGGACGGTGCGGCGGGCAGTCGGCGAGATGGTGGCGGAGGGTAAGTTGGTCCGCCTGCCCCGGAAGGGGACCATTGTGTCGCCGGATCTGCCGACGGCCTCGGGTAGTCTTCACTGGGCGGTGGTGGTGCCGACGATGCGCTATTTCTATCCTCAACTGGTGGATGCGATCGAGCGGGAGGCCTGGCGGCTGGGAGCGACGGTGACGCTGGGCTGTCCGCGGGAGGATATCGACGGCGAGCGGCGGTTCGTTTTGCGGGCGATCGAGGAGGGGGCGCGGGGTATCCTGCTGGCTCCGACCTCGACCAAGCACCAGTCCCGCAGCCGCGAGAGTCTGGAATACCTTGGCGACCTGAACGTGCCGGTGGTCATCATGGACCACTGGGGGATCGACCTGCCTCTTTCGGGCATCGACTGTGTCCTGTCGGACAACTTCGCCGGCTGCTATCAGGCGACGGTCCACCTGATCCGCCACGGGTACCGCCGGATCGCGATGGTCACGGGCGACGGGCAGGAGGGTCCGGAGGTGCGAGAACGGCGTAAGGGGTACCTCGCGGCCCTGGCCGATCACGGCCTGACAGAGCCGCAGGTCCCGCCCCTGCATAACCGTACGGTCGAAGAGGGTGACACTGAGGCCATCACCGGGGTTCTCTCGGCGGGGGTTGAGGCCATTGCGACCACCAACGACAGAACCGCGGCGTTCCTGCTGGCCCGATTGGCCCAGATGGGGATTGCCGTGCCGGACGACGTGGCGGTCATCGGATATGACGATGAGCCGTTCGCCGAGGCGCTGAATCCGCCGCTGACCTCCGTGCGCGTTGAAAAGGAGGAGATCGCCCGGCGAGCCGTCCAGCTTTTGCAGGAGCGGATCGCCAGCGGACTCAAGGGTCGCCACAAGACGCTGGTGGTTCGGCCATCGGTGGTCGCCCGGCAGAGTTGCGGGCGGAGTTGTTCCGGTCTGGATGAGTTGGAGAAGAAGACAGAGATTGTCGAAAGGACGATGATCCGATGA
- a CDS encoding prepilin-type N-terminal cleavage/methylation domain-containing protein: MGFTLIELLVVVAIIAVLVAILLPALQAARELSNVAVCGSNLRQNGLAMTSYALDHNGLYPRTDYGHHTYQFQTINAAGVQGPLFYLWQAGYVPQPRTWYCPTSPVLFEDPNPSDAIPEGNWEYISWYDRYQPAWTACSSYQYRMRLAYHARPDHCLRPDDYSPIAVYVDLFGTQGAGQLTPNHQSMHWNALFTDGSVQTRKDSDSWIMSLDLSWYTAGDYLSPVPGDPQRNVALVWWWLDGHGR, from the coding sequence ATGGGCTTCACGCTGATTGAGCTTCTGGTCGTGGTGGCGATCATCGCGGTGCTGGTGGCAATTCTGCTGCCGGCGCTTCAGGCGGCCAGGGAACTGAGCAACGTCGCGGTCTGCGGCTCGAACTTGCGGCAGAACGGACTGGCCATGACCAGCTATGCCCTTGATCATAACGGCCTCTATCCCAGGACGGACTACGGGCATCACACCTATCAGTTTCAGACGATTAACGCGGCAGGCGTTCAAGGTCCGCTTTTCTATCTGTGGCAGGCTGGGTACGTCCCTCAGCCGCGAACATGGTACTGCCCGACCAGTCCCGTTCTGTTCGAGGATCCGAACCCCAGTGATGCTATTCCGGAAGGCAACTGGGAGTACATCTCCTGGTATGACCGCTATCAGCCCGCATGGACGGCCTGCAGCAGCTATCAGTACCGAATGCGTCTGGCGTACCACGCCCGACCGGACCATTGCCTGCGGCCGGACGACTATTCGCCGATCGCTGTGTACGTGGACCTGTTCGGCACCCAGGGCGCCGGCCAACTGACACCGAATCATCAAAGCATGCATTGGAACGCCCTTTTCACCGACGGGAGCGTCCAGACCCGCAAGGACAGTGATAGCTGGATCATGTCGCTTGACCTGAGTTGGTACACCGCCGGCGACTACCTTTCGCCGGTGCCCGGCGACCCACAGCGCAATGTCGCTCTCGTCTGGTGGTGGCTTGACGGCCATGGCCGGTAG